The window AGTGAGAGTGCAGAGCTGAGACATTTTacttaatattcacaatataacaataatctGTTACAATTAAAAGTGCTgcattcatatttaaaaaatacagagcGACACCTTTAAACCTTTGACAGTGGTGTATTATTACTTAGGtatattgtattattacattatcATTACTGATGCATTCACCTATAATCAATGAGTATATTAATCAGTAAttaaatgtaactaagtagatttactcaagtagtgtatttaaaggataactccaccggcacattaaagtgtgtttacaggtcttacTACTGCGTATGTGAAACActagtataaaaccttttgtggctccagagggagctgcacgtcatctgataaattccctccgatgatgtcactcagtggccctgctggttgcattgtgggtaatgtcggcacctgttttaaaatacaattttcagaGCATGTCAACATGAATTCGCCTGACTTGAAATCTTAGTGCTTGAAATGATGAAACGAGCGAATGTACCGCTGAGAGTCCACTCAGCTCATCACATTATATAATCAGCACTACAGCAGtattcccagcatgcactgcttTGGAGTTGAAGCTCTCCAGAGACCAGactgttttgtttgattaaaacaaaaacatgatagGAACttactgtgtttctctgtgtgttaaATTCAGTTGTTgcataaatgtagtggaataaaacGTATAGCATTTCCTGTTTACATGTTGTCTAGTAGAGGTTTTGAGTACTGTTCAAGTACCAATATTGtattcaagtacagtacttgaataaacaCGTTTACTTATATTCCACTTCTGGCCAAGAACTTGGTATATGTAAAATCTTCGTTTTCTTATTGCCttcttaatttttctttttttttttctttcttttttaaaaaaaaaaatcctctaaTAAACAAGTCATCAGTCATTCCCTCAACTCCTTGTAGTTTTTGAGATACAGCCATTTCTGCATCCCACTATATGTAGTCGTTAGTCACATGAAGTTACTCACTTTaactcacatttaaaaataacaaaaacataaatggaTATTCAGAAAAAAGTTGCACTGTCACCTCTTACTTTGAGCTTCTTACTTTTGTGCTTAGCTCAGCTGAAACTTTCTGCGCTGTGATGAAATCAGCAGAACTCCACTGTGGGTTGGCACGGCAACTAGCTCCCTGGGAAACTATGACTTCATAGACTTTCACAGACCAAAATAATACATGATTAATTGTTATAATAATAGACAGATCGATCCACAGGGAAAACAACCCTCATAACATGATAGTAATTTATGTCTCAACACATTGCTCTACTGACTAACTGAACAATAATCTAACTGCAGTACTAATAAATTACTTAAGTATCCTGTGGCATTTAtactatattttatatataaaaaattatATTCTATATCACCTACAGTGAAGTATGAGGCACATATCTTGACATGTGTCTATATCTGTATATATAGTTGTCTCATATCGTATTTTAATgcacatatttttacatttttattcttttgctTTTACGTCTCATTTCTGTATATCtatttcatttctctttatATTTTTGATAGAATTTCTCCATGCAGTGACATTTCTATCGGATAAGGAGCAACTGTAATGTAACCTGATCTCCctctcagggatcaataaagtatttatcTGCTTAATTTGATTTCTtgtttaaagatgcaatatgtaaaaaaaaaaatggccacctgttgaattcaatTATTATAAACAAATGGGAGTCAGCATAGCACCAGAGTTACCAGTAGCTATTTAGCCCGTATAGCTGTGCATCTAGTGGGCCAGACTGTGCACTATACTAGCACGGAACagggctagcaggttagcacgctaacttcagtagacgtCATTTCATCAgaactgctatttcttcacactctgttgatgattttggttaatttttaaatgtttccgAAAGTAAAATTCGACCTGGCGCAATCTGTGTAAAAGCCTCTGAAAGAAGTCAGTCTCAAAGCCAGTTTCATTCACTGAACCCCAAATCTTTATTAACCACTGCTTGCTCACAAAGATATATGTGGAGAGGGGGAAACACACAAatggacagaggagagaaagagagagagagaggcaggtaGGATCACCGTCACTGTCTGTGATGTACTTGTGACAGCTGTTACACACTGTAGTGGTGTTGGTTTATACTTCAAAATCACATGGCACAAACATTCGCTTATCTACCCGCCCTTTCTGAAATttcgcacactcacacacacactcacacacatctaCGGGCcttagcgtgtgtgtgtgtgaccgaCAGGGTTCAACCTCAGGCTTCAACACCCCTGGTTACAAACTATTTGGATACTTTAATACACTCATATACACCTTTACAGATGGCAATACTGTGTTCATGGATCATTGTTGCAGCGATACCTGTTATGGCTTCAATATCTTTCTCGTGCCAGCCTTCGTAGTGGAGTGAAGTGTAATGATTCCAGTAGGCGCTGATGATGTTGAGCACTACTCTAGCCTCTATGAAAAAGGAGAAAGGTGGGATTTATTTGTCGTTTCTCCGGTGTAAGATTCACAGTCTGATCTCAGGTGGAGTTTTTAACCTCAGTTGTGTTGtatattacagtaaagtgtgaTCGGAAATGTGATTGGAAGCTTGTTTTCTGAAGAGTACAAGGGGCCCGCCATTGGTCGGGGGATGTTAATGTGAGCTTTTCCGGTGCCAGATGGACAGAATCTAGCGAGCTCCTGCTGAGCTCTGTGCTATGATTGGCTAAATGCCTGCCCATGTGGAGAGCGTGTGAGCGAGTGCTTCtacagtatgtatttatgtatgtggAGATGGAGAGGTtgcagacagaggggaggaggatggGGATGGGCTCATTAAATGCTATAGTGTTCTCCTGCGGTACAGTCACCATCTACCTCACAGGAGTGGCTGTGCAGCGATGGCTTGCAGTCCCCACAGGAAGCAAACTGCCCCCTTTCCTTCTGCCAACTTTCCTGCGCATGTCCCTCGCTAATTGGAACATTGGCAAAAAACTGGATGGAAAATCACCCCGACTGAACACAGATCCAATTTTTGTTTCCAGATCTGCAGGGTCAAACAAGTGACGAGGGAACGGAGCCAGGATGCGGGTCTTGTGAGGACGCAGCCCGTCGCAGCACAATATCAGCTAGCTGGCAAACTCACAACAAACACCTACGCCTGAGATGATTCCCAGGCTGAAAtgaacaaacatgaaaatgaacaaatcatTACATCCATATATATGCAAGGAGAGGAAACTTATATAGAAAAAATGGCACACTGCAATCAATACTTTTGCTGCTTGTATCGTACTGtatataacaaaaaaagaagtattTACAAAAACCAATACCCACTGTCGCTTgtcaatttgatttttttttcttttcttctcatttgAAATGAAGCAAAAACATTCTTTTTTTGGGAAGAGTGGGCGGGAGACattaatctttctttttttaaattatttttgctttttttttttttgtccacccCCAACCCCATTTGAACCTCCCACTGTCTCGGGGTGGCGTCTCAGGCTGTGGTAGTTTCATAGTAGTATGGGGGAGTATGGCAGGGGGGTGGAAAGGTGGGGACATGTGGGAAAAAGGTGGGGAGAGGGGTGTTCCTCAGGGTCGGGGGTGGTGGCTGGGGGTCTGAGGGTGGGACGTAGAACCTGTTGGGGCTGCTCACGCTGTCACTTCTTCTCTCAACTCCTTGTTCCTGCGCACCTCCTGAGCATGCCTCTCCtggaggaaacacaaacacagattgaggaggtcatgtttttgtctttccggacatttttctttctctactTTCTCTGCCTTTGGAGTGACAATgcgtctttgtctttgtcaacAGATGTACCCCCGCAACAAGCTAGTTACAGCATAGTTTCCTGGAGGCCTCCATCTTGGTTTTCCGGCTTGTTGTACTGGAACATTCCCAGCTCTGACTTCCAACTTCTGAGTTAAATAGACCGTATtaacatggcggccattttcctctgacatcacagtcagGGTGGTTAGCTCAACCGTCATAGCGTACTGCTTTCTCCTAGGTTGAAAGTCGTGTAAGCTTAGCCAAGAGAGTCTGATACTGCCTCACATCAGGacatatttcaagataaaacaacatatttgataacctattagcttccattagacaacagctaacctTAGCaatcaaccacttcctagctaacattactgtttgatagaGTTACACAATATGAAAGGAAAGGCGTAAATCAATCCTAAAATATCATGcgcatcttggacacatttatttcaacctggcagtgaaacacactggatgtaaataaacagtaatgttagctaggaagcggctgaatgctaatgttagcctatagGTTATcagatatgttgttttaccttgaaatactcgtgaaattattatttataacaaATTATATTTCATAGATAACATTATATACCTCAAATGACAAAACATCAGACTAAAGGACGAGCTAAATAGCGTCAGTTACGTTAGCATAATCGGTTATTAGTTCGTAGCATAGCAGTTAAGTTATGGCTTGTGATGctacagtgacttcctgtttacctGGTTGTTTGCTTTTGATAGGATGCCTCTAAAGACCGGTTTTTCGCAACAGGTTTATACATTACTGAAGTCTTAAGCGTTGACATTTTTGAAGTTTCAATGGGATTTGGATTTATAACTTCACGATATGTACGCCTCtgctcctcaccctctcctgcAGGCGCTCCATCATGGCGGCTATGTAAGCCATCCGGTTCTCCTCGTTTTGCTCCATCTTCAGCTGGAGCTTCTCCTCGGCCATGCGGCTGAAGTTGCTGTTCTCCTCCATGGCCTTCATTAGCACGTCGCGCTCGTGGTCCCGCTTCTCAGCCAGGGCCCGAAGTACCTGTGCCTCGTGGGACTGGAGGAGAAGGCATGAGTCAGATGAGTCAGACAGCGAGGTGTTGATTAACTGAAGAGCACCCATCGATTTTTCTAAAAATTTAAGCGTGAGTCAGAGCTGGTGCAACTAATCAGACTCAGCATGTCAACGTCTGGATGtaagagaattttttttctttccaccttCGCCTGGCATTTAGGATAATTTGATATAATGTATGTTTGACCTACAGTATTGAACATCtggtgttaaaaaaacatctgtcaaACTGTGTTATTGATCGCGTGATTGATTTGTTGGCGGGTCGCTGGATTCGTCAGCTGCTCGGCTGACTGTATTGACATTCATGAATCAATGAGTTGCAGGAATTAGCCGATGTCAGATTAGATTTTTCACGGCAATTTTGCAGCTGCGTTAGTCAATGTGATGCACTATTGACCAAACAACCAGACATCAGATTAGATGTCAAGGGAAGTCAAGCAGTTAATTCAGCACACCAGTaagattatgtttttgttttgggtcAGAAATTGTTAAGTTTGGTGtcacaaaaagctttattgCAGCTTTTTGTGGCTCTTGAAACAAAGTGCTTTGTGGTAGCTCGTGCAATATTGATTGGACGCATCCTTACTCTCCTCCGGTCCTCAGCTGCCTCCAGTTTCTTCTGGATGTCCTCCAGGGAAAGGTCCCTCTTTGGGGGGTTGGTGACGCAGTGGGCAGCATCAGACACAGGGGAGGTCGGCTTCAGGATGACCTCAAAGGCCTGGCCTGAGGCTCGCTTGTTAATGGGCTTGATGTCcatgtctgcgtgtgtgtgaattaatgagaaagagaaacaggcagaaaaatcctttgttgtctctgtgtgactTTTCATTTAAGTATGTTTGAGGAAGAAGATAGAAAATTGTACCTTCAAAGTCCCCCATGATGTTTTTGCGAGTCTCGGGGTACAGACAAGAGCAGATGAGCGAGAGAACTGAGAtctccttcatcttctcttTGTAAGCTGTGGAGGCAAACAGGACTGTGTGTTACACTGCACTGctaaaacacacatgcacacagacaacaTATCATTAGCCTactaacacacaaaaatgtgaagcATCATTAACCCATTTCTGACTCCACAGGAGGGCCTTCATGTAaatttccagatgtttttagaGGAATATTTATTCAAGAAACCCTCTTCAAAGGAAGTGTTGTGGAGCCGAACTGCTCTGGGTTTTGTCGGCATTTTGCAGCCTTTGTTTTCAGCGAGCCGCGAGGGGAGCAGGAGGGATGTGTCCTTTCTTGGCCTAATTTCCCCAACAGCCAAGACGCTGCCATCCCCACAGGATTCTCCACACATCATTAGCTATGCATTTCATTTTGGTGTATTATTTATTACCATCGACAGACCAACGCCCTATTGCCTTTGAGCCgttcaccaaaaaaacaccaaagatTAGCTTAAAGCATTTCAGGTAATTTAGAAAGCAAAGAACAACAGATATGTAGATAATCTTTGGGTTGTTTCTTATCTGCTTTGGTCTGTGGCTTGTAGATAGCAGACGAGGGTTTAGCTTATCAGTATAACACAGCAAAATGACTTTCCACCCTGGGTCCAGCTATGATCCAAAAAGTTAATAGCACTGGAGCAACACTGGCATCAAATCACACTGGCTGCATTTGGCAACCTCCTCAATAGAGAGCGACGAAGCGCTTCAAAGGGCAGAcggagaaaaaacagaaaagaaaagaacaagcAACCTTCTCTAAccttgatttctttttattccTGTGTTTTTGGCACCTACTGCTTTGTAATGTGAGCCCTGAGTTCAGCAGCAGTCCCTGCAGGGAGAACGGCAAAAATATCTGCATCCCACTGCAGGTTGTGAAATACTCTGCGTTTAGCACATGGCTGCTGTGTTCAGGTGCACTGCCCCATAGCGGAAGATCTGCATGCCGACTGTCATATTGTGGCGTCATTTATCACTCAGAGCGCGAGGCCTGCGGGGCTGAATTGTGCCACATTGATTCATGATTTGCAGCAGGCTACAGTAGCAGAGCCAGAAATgagttttactgtgaaaaagcTTCTCCATGGTGGGGTGCGGTGTACAGTATGATTAATCCAAATCCTCTTCCTCGCTCATATTCCC is drawn from Pagrus major chromosome 3, Pma_NU_1.0 and contains these coding sequences:
- the stmn2b gene encoding stathmin-2b isoform X1 gives rise to the protein MVGTTRRQTGGGPRRADDQTTDHQAHRQPPSLLTQCLTSIPFTPRYSIQQPTHTPLANPPRHHHHHHRTEMAKTAIAYKEKMKEISVLSLICSCLYPETRKNIMGDFEDMDIKPINKRASGQAFEVILKPTSPVSDAAHCVTNPPKRDLSLEDIQKKLEAAEDRRRSHEAQVLRALAEKRDHERDVLMKAMEENSNFSRMAEEKLQLKMEQNEENRMAYIAAMMERLQERERHAQEVRRNKELREEVTA
- the stmn2b gene encoding stathmin-2b isoform X2; this encodes MAKTAIAYKEKMKEISVLSLICSCLYPETRKNIMGDFEDMDIKPINKRASGQAFEVILKPTSPVSDAAHCVTNPPKRDLSLEDIQKKLEAAEDRRRSHEAQVLRALAEKRDHERDVLMKAMEENSNFSRMAEEKLQLKMEQNEENRMAYIAAMMERLQERERHAQEVRRNKELREEVTA